The segment GCAGCAACGCCAGCCCTGTACCGGCCAATGCGAGCGCCAACATGACCAAGCCGCCTTCGTCCATCGCCGGGGCAGCCGTCAACGCCACCGTTCCCCCGGCGTGCGCCGCGAGTGGGAGAGTCAAAAGCAAAGCCGTTGTGATACCTACCTTCATGAGGCCTCCGATGTATCCATCCGAAGCATTACACAGGCGTCTTTGCGGAAGACTACTTCCGGCGTAGGAATGCGATCCCAGTAGCGGCCAAGCCCAGACCGAGCATGATCAAACCGGCTTCGTCCATTGCCGGAGCGGCTGCCGGAGCGGGGGCCCCCACGGTTACTCCAGCCCAAGTGATGCTTGCAGGCAGAAGAACGATAAGTGCGGCAGTAATCAGCCTCTTCATTTCACACCTCCACCGAAGGATAAGCCCTTTATAAGTTTTGAGATTGCGCGTCAACTGTCACGGTAAATCCTGAGTCCTGCCCCAGGCGCTTTCACTCGCGGGGGGTGAGTTCGAGCGGCGCGGCGGGCCGGATGGGTGGAGACGCGCTCGATGACGTCGCGCAGATACACGAACGGATTGATCTGCAGATGCTTGCACGTCTGCACGAGTGAACAGCGGATGGCTGTGCGATGCGTAGCGGCTTCACTGCCAGCGAACAGCCAATTCCGACCCAGGACGATGGGCCGCAGTGCGTTAACTTAAGGGCAGCAGGGCGCCGAACGGGTTGGCAGTCCGGCGCCCCAAAGGGGCAATGATTCGAAAGCCCAGGGCGACGCCCTGAGCAATGTACTTTGAGGAACTCTTCTTGACCTCCTCGACGACGTCGGCAACAGTCCAGGTGCGCCCGAGCGACAACAGCGTATGGACATGATCCGCGGTGTCGCCCGTTTCAAGCATCCTCAGGGCCTCGTCTTCAACGGTTCCAGCAAGCTGTTTGTCGCAGACACAGAAAATGAAACTATCCGCCAGATCGATCTGGGGGCCGGAACAACTTCAACTCTGGCTGGAGCTGCTGGAATGCCGGGAACTGCTAATGGTGGTGGATCCAACGCGCGCTTCTGGGAACCTATGGGGCTCACCTGGGATGGCGCGAATCTCTATGTGGCTGACTCCGTCAACGATACGCTTCGAGAGATTGACGTGGCTTCAACGAGTGTTACCACCGTTGCTGGAACAGCGGGTGCGGCGGGTAGTTCTGACGGAGTTGATGGGGCTTCGAGCTTCAGATCCCCTGTGGCGGTCACTCCGACCCGTTGAATAGTACCGTTTACGTTGCCGATAGAGATAACTCAACTATCCGCGCTTTTGCGCCGGGTGCGATCGTTACGACCCTGGCCGGCACGGCTTCTACGGATGGGAGCCAAGACGATCTTGGAATGTCAGCTCGGTTTAACGGTCCAACAGGGCTTGTTTACGATCCCGGAGCCGGTGTCACCTACGTAGCCGACATGGTGAATGCAACTATTCGCAGTATTGACCCAACAGGAAATGTATCAACGGTCGCCGGGACTCCGGGCGTCACCGGAAGTAACGATGGCACCGGCACCGTCGCCACCTTCAACGGCCCGCTCGGCCTCGCGCTCGACAACTCGAACGACCTGTTCGTCGCCGACAGCCTCAACGACACGATCCGCGTGATGTCACCCATTACCACCTCGGTCGCGACGTTCGCCGGTAGTGCGGGAAGTGTAGGTTCCACCGACGGCTACCGGACCAGCGCGCGCTTCAACCAGCCTTCAGGGCTGGCGTTCGACGGCGTGGCGGGGATCTACGTCACGGACACGAACAACGACACCATCCGCAAGATCGACCTCAACACCTGGACCGTCTCGACGGTCGCCGGCTCGGCGGGAAACGTCGGCTCCACGGACGGCAGCGGTAGCAACGCCCTCTTCAACCACCCCGTCGGCATCGCCTACGACGGCACGGCCTTCTTCTACATCACCGACACCGGCAATGGCACAATCCGCAAGATGGACGCGGCCGGCAACGTGACGACCGTAGCTGGCACGGCGGGGGTTGTCGGTGCCAAGAACGCCGTCGGGAGTGCTGCGAGCTTCAACCAGCCCTTGGGATTGGCCTACGACGGCAGCGGCCACCTCTTCGTCGCCGACGCGGGTAATTCGCTCGTCCGTAAGATCGTGATCGCGAGCAAGAAAGTCTCGACCGTGCTCGGCGTGGCCGGCCAGGCGGGCGTCATCGCCCACACGCCCGGCGCGCCGAAGTCAGTGGGTGCGGGCAAGGCCGGTCTCAACGATCCGGTGGGCCTCGCCTTCAGCCCAATCGTCGGCCTCTTCATCGCGGACGAAGCGGAGAACGTCATCCTCGTGGAGCACTGACGGGCGCGGAGGACTGCGCGAGAAAGGCGGCAGCCAGAGACGGCTGCCGCCACCACTCTTTTTGCCCAGCGCAGGGAAATGTGTGGGCTGGAAGCCGGTGCTACGGCGACAGACAAATCGGGAGGAAACCTTTGGAGAGGAAGGCGCTAGCGGAGGACGTGAATGCGCGCGATGAGGTGGTGGGGTGTACAGATCTGGAGGCCTGTGCGCGCCGCGACTGCGCCGTTGAAGTGGCGCGTATTGGTGGTGACCAGCCAAGTCGGTCGGGCCTTCAAGGCGGCAACGAGAATAGGGACGTCCGCAGCGTGCCGGATCAAGTGGCGGTGGCGTTCAACTTCCGCGTCACTCGTGGCGCCGATCCATTCGGGGTTCAGCAACCGCAGCAGTTTGTCGTACGTCGCGATGGCTTCGTCGGCGAGAACCGGCTCGACAGACAGGAGATCGGTCAGGTTCTCTTCAACCTCCCTCCGAACGTCGTTGGCGAGGACAATCCGGAACAACCCGCAGCGCCCGAGGATCAGCACACCGCGGGATGCGCTCCACGATGAGAGCAGTCCCTCGATGAGAACGCCCGAGTCGAGGAACAGCCGTGCCGGCGCGTCAGCGTGGGCCGTGCCGGCGTTGGAACCGGCGTCGGCGGATCTTGTCGAGGTTCCGCACCGCCTGGTCCGCGGTCACCCCATGCCGTGCCAGGGCCGTTTGCAGGCGCTCGGAGAGCCGCTCCAAGGCGTCGTCGGACGGTATCAGCACCAATCCGTCTGCAACCTCAACGGCGAGCATACGGCTGCCCTTGCCGAGCCCGTGCGCCCGCCGGTAGCGCGGCGGCACCGTGATGAGCCCGTGCTCTCCCACGCAAATCGGCGCGATGACCCGCTCTCGCGGCTCCGACGTCGAGGAATTTTTCATGTTGTGGTTCATAACTGCTCGGACACCAGCTGGCAAGCGCCGGAGTGCCGCCCTAATCCGGCGCTAAGGGCGGGGCGGAGCCCTGACTGGAGCCGGCGTGCCCTCACGCCGTCCTTTGTTTGCCGTGTGAGCAGCTGATGCGGGCTGGGGGCAGCCCGGCTCCAGTTTCACACCCAGCCGGTTCTCAGGATCCCTTGCGGGGCGGGGCAGTTGTGGAGTTAGCGCCGGATCAGGCTACTCGGGGAGATCGGTATGCAAGCGTGTCACTGTATTTTGCGAGACCCAACAATCACAGACTCTGAAATGTCCGCCACGTTACGGACCGTGTGTCGTGCTGGCAAGGACCAGCCATTTCCCCGGTAAGCCGGTGATGCGACGGTCCACTTCGATGCTGCCGGCGCGCGCCAGATCGGCGATGGCGGGCTGCAGGTGTGAGCGGTCTCCGAGCACGCTCAGCAGCTGCTGCTCGCTGGCGTAGATGACGGCCTGCAGATATCGCTGCGCCAAGGCCCGCGCGGCCTCCCGTGGCGGGCGGTGTCGCGCCGCGGCGACGCGTTCAGGGAAGCGGGCTTCGACCAGATCCCACACGTAGGTAAACGGATCGTAACGGGCCTCACGCATGGCGACGTAAAGCTTTTGTTGTACCTCCGCCATGGCGGCATCAAACTGGCTCCGCTGACTGGGGCGCGCCAGGTTTGTTGCGAGCTTCAGCGCAAAGGTGTCCTGCGGCCGTTTACGATGCAGGGCGTCGAGGATCGCCTTGGCGTTTGGCGACAACAGGCCATCGCGATACTGCCGCAAGTAGTCCCGCCGCGGTCCGAAGAGCCGGTAGACGTCGGGGAAAACATCCCACGCCACGAAGGTCGGTTTGCCGCGAATCAGCTTGGCGTAAAACACCTTGCCTTCCGCCGGAAGCTGGTCCTTGAGATTCCATGTCAGACCGACCTCAGGATCGTGGTGACTGTGGTGCGGGAACTGCGGCTCACGCCGTCCGCACACCGCCAGCCAGAGACACGGCAGATTGAGCCCTCGAGTGGCGAACAATGAAGCCAGACCGACCTCGTTGATGAAACGCAGCGCGTGCGCTGGGCCTCGCACACGCAACCGAGGCAGTCGGCGCAGTGTGTGGTCGCGGAGTTGTTCGAGCTGGTCGAGCGCCCCGGGCTTGTTGGCGGAATCTCGGTCCACCAGGAGTTTTTATCGCAGTGGCGCGGAATCGGAAAGTGGTGGGCACGGCCTATGTCTTGGAATTCTCGCCTCGTGCCATCATCCCGAGGCGGACGAGGTCGGCCAGAGAAGCGACCTGCATCTTCTTCATCACGTGGGCGCGGTGGACCTCGACGGTCTTTGGACTGAGGCCGAGCTCGGAGGCGATCACTTTGTTCGCCTTGCCGGCAATGACGAGATCCATCACCTGGCGTTCCCGCGGCGTGAGTTGTCCCAGGCGCGCGTCGACCTCAGCCTGCTCCGACCGGACGCGGCGGGACTGTGCGTCAACCTCAATGGCACGGCGGATGCGATCCAGAAGTAGCTGGTCGCTGAAGGGCTTTTCGATGAAATCCATTGCTCCCGCCTTGAGGGCGCGCACAGCAACGGGGACCTCGGCGTGACCCGTGATGATGATAATAGGGACCTGGATTTCGCGTGTCGCCAGCTCGTTCTGCAAATCAAGCCCGCTCATGCCCGGCATGCGGATATCGAGGACGAGGCACCCGGGCGTTGATGGGTCATAGCCTTCGAGGAATTCCTGGGCCGTCGAAAAGACCTTGACATTCAGGCCCACCGACTCGATGAGCCAGCGCAGCGACTGGCGAATTGCCGGGTCGTCGTCGACTACGAACACTGTGGCGTTCGAATGCATGTGACGACTGCCCTCGTGAGAAGGTGCAGGCTGAGGTGGGGCGTGATCGCCCGTTTCAACGGCTGACCGAACCAAAGCAACGGTGTCATAACGAACGGAATTTGATTCATTATATTCGATAGCCACGCAAGCGCAAGAATGACGCCGACTACCTTGCCTTTGAGCTGGTACCTGCCTACAAGTCCGTATCCTGGTCATCGTGTAGGTGCTGGCGTATAGGGCGGCGTAACGGTTTGCTGGCGCAAAGGGGAAACGTCATGGCGGGACGGCTGTCGGTTGGGCTGGAAACGAATTGCACCGCACCGATGAACCTCGAGCGCATGAGCTTGCGCATGTTCCAGCTCATGGGAGCCGATTCGTTCTTTTTGCCGGATCATTATCTGAGTTTTATCCCACGGTCGGTGTGGGGGCCGGGACTGACTCCCGCGGCCAAGCTGATTCCGTCACCCGACGCCTACTTCGATCCATTCGTCATGATGGGAATGATGGCGGCGCGTTACCGGCGGGTGCGCATCGGTACGGGAGTGACGGAGCCCTTTCGCCGCCACCCCGCAACGCTGGCGCAGGCCTTCGTCACGCTCGATCATCTGACCAGGGGGCGCGCCATCCTCGGGATCGGCAACGGCGAACGGGAGAATACCGAACCGTACGGTATTCCGTTCACGCAGCGTGTTCGTCGCCTGGAGGAGGCCCTCGCAATCATCCGGCGCCTGTGGGAGAGCCGCGGCGAACCAGTTGATTTCGACGGCTCGGTATGGCGGCTGCGCGGCGCGCTGTTCACCACGCCCTTGTACGCAGGCCAGGCGCCTCCCATCTGGATCGCGGCGCATGCGCCTCGCATGCTGGGCTTGACCGGTCGCTTCGGCGACGGGTGGTTGCCAACCAAGAAGATGAGCGCCGAGGAGTACCGCGCTGCCCTCGACCGCATTCGTGCCGGCGCGGCGGAAGCGGGGCGGAAGTTGACGAACTTCGAGCCTGGCCTGCAGATTCAGCTCGCCCTCGGCAGCAACCGCCGCGCCGTCGCCGAGCAGCTGTTGAAACTCCCTGCCGGCGGCGCCATGGCGATGCTGTTGCCCGGGGCCTTGTGGACGCGGCACGGATTGCGACACCCGCTGGGGCCGGACTTTGAAGGCTTTCCGGAGTTTGTCCCGCAGGTGGTGACCCCCGAGCAGATCGAGGCCGCGCGGCGGCAGGTGACGCCGGAACTGCTCGAAGCCGGCATGGTGGCGGGCAGTGTCGACGAGGTCGTGGAGGAGATCCGCCCCCTGGTGGCAGCCGGGCTGCGGCATCTGGTGATCTGGAACATCGGACCGCTGGCCAGCGGTGCGACGGCTGGGGGTATGCTGCGCCTGGCCCTGCTCATGCGGCGATTGAAGAAGTTGCCGACGGCCGCGGCGTAGGGCGAGCGGAGCACGACGGGTTCGTCTGCGCCGATCTGGGACTACGGTAGCGGCTTTGGCCAGTCGAAAGCGGCTGTTGTCCGGCGCCTCGGTGATGCTATCTTGGGTGACATGGGCGGACGACGACAGCAACAGGACGCCGATGCCGGGGTCGCGACGGCTACCCGTACCGAACGCAAGCTCAAAGAGCCCCGGATGTACAAGGTGCTTCTGCTGAACGACGACTACACTACCATGGAATTCGTCGTGTACATCTTGGCGAGCGTGTTCCAACGGCCGGAGGGGGAGGCACTGCAAATCATGCTGCACGTGCACAAGAACGGGGCGGGAGTGGCGGGCGTCTATCCGCACGAGATTGCCGAGACGCGTGTGGCGCAAGTGGAACGGCTGGCTCGCCAGCACGAGTTTCCTCTGCGCTGCCGGATGGAAGAGGCGTAGGGATGCGCATCAGCCGAGAACTCGAAATCATTTTTGCTCTCGCCGTCAACGAGGCCCGGCAGCGACGACATGAGTTCCTGTCCATCGAGCATCTGCTCTACGCGCTGCTGCACGACACCGATGTTGCCGACATCATCCACCACTGCGGCGGGGACGCGCAGGCCCTGAAACGCGATCTCGAGCGCTTCTTCGATGAGAAGGTGGAACGCCTCGCCGACGGCGTGGCGAGGGCGCCGCAACAGACGCTGGCGTTCCAGCGAGTGATTCAACGCGCCGCGGCCCACGTGCAGTCGGCCGGCAAGGACGAGATCCTCGGACGCAATGTCCTGGTCGCGATCTTCCGCGAGGCGGACTGTCTGGCGACGTATCTCCTGGAGCAGCAGGGCATCACTCGGCTGGACGTCGTCAGCTACATCTCGCACGGTGTATCGAAGATCGCGGAGGAGCCGACAGGAAACGGAGATGGCGAGGAGACGCAGTGGGAAGCCGACGCGGAACAGGGAGGGGAGGGCGCCCCGCGAAAAGATCCGCTGGCGCTCTTCACCACTGATCTGATCGCGCGCGCGGCCGCAGGCAAGATTGATCCGCTGATCGGTCGTGCCGACGAACTCGCACGCACCGCACGCGTTCTCTGCCGGCGCCGCAAGAACAATCCCATATTCGTGGGCGAAGCCGGTGTCGGCAAGACGGCGCTGGCGGAAGGGCTGGCACTGCAGATCCATCAGGGAAAGGTCCCGGCGGCGCTGAAGGATGCCAGGATCTATGCCCTCGATATGGGCGCGTTGCTGGCGGGGACCCGCTTTCGCGGCGACTTCGAGCAACGCCTGAAGGCGGTGATCGAGGCCCTGCGTAAACGGCCGGGCACGATTCTCTTCATCGACGAGATTCATACGGTGGTGGGTGCCGGGGCGACCAGCGGTGGCTCCATGGATGCCTCCAACATCCTCAAGCCCGTCCTGGCCTCGGGCGAACTGCGCTGCATCGGTGCGACGACGTACCACGATTACAAGAGCTACTTCGAGCGCGACCGGGCGCTGGCGCGTCGCTTTCAGAAAATCGAGATCCCCGAGCCCAGCGCCGAGGAGACGCACGAGATCCTGAAGGGACTGAAGGCGCACTACGAAAGGCACCACGGCGTGAGCTATACCCGTGGCGCGCTGCGGGCGGCAGCGGAACTGGCGGCGAAGTATATCAACGACCGCCACCTGCCGGACAAAGCCATCGATGTCATCGACGAAGCCGGTGCCATTGTCCAGATGCAACCCGTTGGCCAGCGCAGGAAGTTGGTCCGTATCAAGGACATCGAGCACGTCGTGGCGACGATCGCCAAGATCCCGCCCCGGAGTGTCTCGATCTCCGATCGCGAACGGCTGGAGACGCTCGAACGCGATTTGAAGCTCTCCGTGTTCGGGCAGGACGAAGCGATTCAAACGCTATCGTCGGCGATCAAGCTGTCGCGCGCCGGTCTCGGCCATCCCGAGAAACCCGTCGGGTCGTTTCTGTTTGCCGGGCCTACGGGCGTCGGTAAGACAGAGATGGCCAAGCAACTCGCCTCGGCGCTCGGCATCGAATTCCTGCGTTTCGACATGAGCGAGTACATGGAGGCCCACACCGTCTCGCGGCTGATCGGCGCGCCACCGGGCTACGTCGGCTTCGACCAGGGTGGCCTCCTCACCGACGCCATCCGCAAGACACCGCATGCGGTTCTGCTACTGGACGAAATCGAGAAGGCGCATCCGAACCTCTTCAATATCCTGCTGCAGGTGATGGATCACGCCACGCTCACCGACAACAACGGGCGCAAGGCGGATTTCCGCAATGTCATTCTCATCATGACCACCAACGCCGGGGCGCAGGAGATGGCAGCCCTGGCGATTGGGTTTGGAGGACGAAGCAACGCCGACAAGGGGTCCAAGGCCATCGAGCGCCTGTTCAACCCCGAATTCCGTAACCGTCTGGACGCCATCATCGCGTTCGCCCCGCTGTCGCGGCCGGTCATCGAGCGCGTGGCGGACAAGTTCATCCTCGAACTGGATGCGCAGCTCAACGACCGTCGCGTGTTCTTGCAGCTCACCGCGGCAGGACGGAGCTATCTGGCAGACAAAGGGTACGACCCGACGTACGGCGCACGGCCGATGGCTCGGCTGATCCAGAACGAGATCAAACGGGTACTGGCGGACGAGATCCTGTTCGGCTGCCTGCGGGATGGCGGCCGCGTCACCATCGATGCGCAGAACGGAGCGCTGACGTTTACCTACGCGGCGGCAACGGACAAGCCGCGGGCGGGCGCACCGGCAGCGACGGAATCCGTGTAGGGGGCTGCGCCCCGGCGTAGGTTCGGCGGACCGCTCTCCCCGATGGGTCGCTCCGGGATGCCAAGTCCGACAGACTGCTGGCGGCGTGGTCTGCTGCGCCCGTGAGGCTCGGGCTGCTACTTCTCGATTGCGAGCAACTCGACTTCAAAGACGAGCGCCGCGCCGGGCTTGATCGTCGGCGGCCTGCCGTGGTCGCCATAGGCGATGCTGGATGGGCACACCAGCTTGCTCTTGCCACCCACCTTCATCTTTTGCAGGCCTTCGGTCCAGCACGGAATGACTTGATTGAGCGGAAAGGTGACCGGCTCGCCCCGCTTGACGGAGCTGTCGAATACGGTCCCGTCGGTCAACGTGCCTTGGTAGTGGACCTTCACCTTATCGCTCGCCGTCGGTTGCGCTCCCTTGCCGGGCGTGATCTCGGAATACACCAGGCCGGAATCCGTCTTGGTCGCGCCCTTTTCGGCTGCGGCCTTGTCGAGGAAGGCCTGCGCGCCCTTTTTCTCCTGCTCGGCGGCAGCGGCAACGCGCGTCTGTACGAATTGCTGGATCTTGGGCTGGAACGATTCGGGGTCCACCTTCTTCTCGTGGTTCAGCGCGCCGTCGGCAAGTCCTGCCTGAACCAGCTTGAGCTCGGGTTCGGTCAGGTTGAACACACCAAGGGTCTGGCTGAAAACGAGACCAAGGGCATACAGCGTCTTCTGGTCAGCGGCAGCGCTGGTAGATGGGTCCTTCTTCTCCGCAGCGCCCTTCTTCTCTTGCTCTGGCGCAGGGTCATTGGCGCTGCGAGCGTGCATCAGTTGCTGGATCTGTGTTTGGTACGCGTCGGGGTCCACCTTCTTCTCGTGCTTCAAGACGCCGTCGGTGAGTCCTGTATCAACCTGATCGAACTCGGCTGGGGTCAGCTTGAACGGGGTCAGGCTCGGGCTGATCATCACGCCGAGGGCATAGAGCGTCTTCTGCTCGTCGGTCTTCAATTCCGGGCCGCCCGCGCAAACCGAGGATCCGGTCGCGAACACGAAGGCCGTGGTGATGAGCAGGAGAATCCCTTTTTTCATAATGTGACGTCCTTTCAAGGAGCAGGCTGATGTGCGGCTTGGCTGTACTAGCTGTATTTGCCGGGCCGAAGCAAGACTTCAGATCTGCGAGGGGTAGGTTGGAGGCCAGAGCGAGCCGGCGGGAAAAGCCCTGGCGCCGGCCTCCGGAGGCTCAGTCGACGTAGGCCCGTAAGCCTTGACTCTCACAGATCGGCAGCAGCTGGCGGAGGGCGCGCGCTTCCAGCTGCCGGATGCGTTCCCGGCTCACCCCGTAGCGGCGTCCGACCTCTTCCAACGTCAGCGATTGGCTGTCTGCGGTGCCAAAACGCAGGCGCAAGATGTCGGCTTCGCGCGGGGGGAGACGCGAGAGCGCCACCTCGAGCTGTTCACTCAGGTCGACCGCTGCCGCCCCCTGCTCGGGATCGTCGCTCTCACTGGCGAGCAACTCCTCCAGGGTGCGGTCATCGTCCGCGCCGAGTGGTGACTCAAGGGACAGGCACTGGAAACTCTGGGTCATGGTGTCGAGCCGGTCGGCATCCACGCCGCTCGCCTCTGCCAACTCTTGGCGGTTCACCGCGCCATCGTGTTTTGTTTGCAGGCGCTGGGTTTCGCGGCCCACCTTGCGGCGGAGCTGGTTCCAATGCACCGGGGTGCGGATCAGGCCGCCGTGCATGTCACCGGCGCGGCCGATCTGCTGCCAGATCCACCACACCGCGTAGGTCCCGAACTTGACTTCCTTGACCGGGTCGTACTTCTCGACCGCACGGATGAGACCGAGCGTTCCTTCTTGCACCATGTCGAGAAACGACACACCGGTACGCCGGTAGCGTTTCGCAAACGAGATGACCAGACGCAAATTGGCTTCAATCATGCGGTCCCGGAGCTTCCGGTAGACCACCAATTCCGCGTCGATGGCTTGGACGAACTCACGCAAGCGCATGCGCGACACGAGCTGCGGTTCGACACGGCGGCGTGAGCGCAGGAGCTGGCGGGCGAACTCCAGAATCGTGACGGTTTCGCGCTCGCGAAAATCGTCGTTCGGCCGGATTACGCTCCGCCCGTGCTTCGGCAAAGCGGCGGCGGTGAGGCGGGGAAAACGCCGGAGGAGCCGGCGAAGCTTGTTGCGGGATCGGACGATCGCCCGCGCGATCTCTTGCTCTTCTTCCGCTGTCAACAGGCTGGTGGTGCCGACGTCCTGAAAGAAATGCGACTGGAGATCATAATCGCCGACTTCCTCACGAACTTCGGCCTCCACGACCTTGAGATCTTCGGCCCCTTCATCCGGGTCCAAATCCTCATCGACCACGCTGGCGCTGTCTTCGTCTTCCACGTTTAGCGCCAAGGCGCCAAAACCGTTGTCCATCAATTGCCTCTTTTGCCTCTTTAGTGTGAAGAAAATTACCGGGGGGATTGTGGTTTCAGGTTTTAGACGGCCGCGGCCCCGGCAAATTCAAGTGTCTCACTTCTGTTTTCTGGTCCTCGACCAGCCCCGCCTTCCCTCATTCTTCCTCCGGCACCGGGCGGGTAGGGGGTACGAAGTCCATCCCTTCCTCCTCCACCTGGGTGACGTCATCGGTGCCCGGTTGCTCTTCCCACGGCCGCGTTTCCGCCGGCTCTTCTGGCCGGCTACGGTCTTCCCGTTGCCACAGTATCTCTTTCGCCTGCAGGTGATCATCAACCTCTTTCAGGCCCATCACGTCCGTGATGGTCTGTGAGACGATCTGATGCTCACCTTCGCTGGGTACCGAACCACTCAGGTGGACGACGCCGTGGCGGCAGACGATACGCAGCTCTTCCATATCCACACGCGCGTCTTCACGCAAGTGCTCGCGTATAGCCTCTTCCAGCTCGCGGCCGCTCAGGAGATTGTAGTCGGGTGGCACCGTCGGCTCCAAACGCGCCGGGGCAGGGGCCTCCGCCTCAATTCCGCCCGGTTCAACCGGGACAGCACAGTTGAGGCAAGACGGTGCTGCCGGCAGGGCCTCCAGCCTCGCCACGGGGATGGCTCCCCCGCAGCTGGCACACTGCCCGTACGTCCGGGCCTCGATGCGGGCCAGCGCCCCGTCGATCTCATCCAGTTCGCTCATGCCACGATCATCCAGCCGCGCCAGCACACGGGCGGAACGCTCTTCCTGCGCAGTTTCTTCGAGTTCCGGTTCACGGTCCTCGGCGATCTGCCGCAAGCCCGTCTCGACCTTCTCGACCTCCGCAAAGAGCGCTCGGCGCTTCTGCAGGAGGATACGGCGGAATCGACTGAGTTCTCTTGCGTCCATCGCACCACTCCTTCGCATGACCGTCACCCCACCTCTAATAACCCAACGCCAGTGTAACCACGCTTTGTCCCTAATGCCAGCAAACCGCCGCGGGTCTCAAGGTGAATTTCAACGGCGGAACGGACGGGTGGACCCCGAAAGTCTTGGCAATTTGACGGTGCCGGGGTTTGCCATTAAGCTGGCGCCGGTTTCGCCGTGTGAAGCAATGAGCAAAAATCTAGCTGTCATATCGGTCATCGGGCACGATCAGAAAGGCGTGGTGGCACGGATTTCCACCTATCTGGCCGGGTGCAACATCAACATCGAGGACATCGAGCAGCGCGTGATGGAGGGCCTCTTCATCATGACGATGCTCGTGGACCTGAGGGACCTGGGCATCAACCTGGATGAGCTGATTCTGGGCCTCAAGCGCATCGGGGAAGAGATCCACATGGATGTGACCATTCGGCTCCATGGGCACAAAGAGCCGAAACGGGTCGCCCTCCTGGTCAGCAAGGAAGCGCATTGCCTGGAGCGCCTGATCGCCGATCGAGAGCGCGGCGCCTTGAATGGCGAGTTGGCCGTCGTCTTGTCGAATCACGACGTGCTCCAGCCGTTGGCGGCCACACATAACATCCCGTTTTTCTGGTTCCCGTCCACCGACAAGGCCAGCCATGAAGCCTTTCTGCTGCAGAAGCTGAAGGAGTATCAGACCGAGCTGGTGGTCCTGGCCCGGTACATGCAAATCATCAGTCCGGCCGTGATCGAGCAATACCGCGACCGTGTCATCAACATTCATCCCTCGCTGCTGCCGTATCACCCGGGCGCCAACGCCTACAAACAAGCCTACGAGGAAGGCGTGCGCGTCTCCGGTTGCACGGCGCATTTCGTCACCGAGCAGCTCGATCAGGGCCCCATCATCCTGCAGGACGTGTTTCACATCCGCGTTGGGGAGGACAGGCTGGATGAGGTCAAGGCGCGTGGCAAGGAGCTCGAGGCTGCGGTCCTGTCGCAGGCCGTGCAGCTCTTTCTCAACGACCAACTCGTCGTCAAGGACCGGAAGGTCATTTTTCGCCCCGGCCACCTCGCCGGCGCCGCCTAGGCAATAGTGCTCCTGCAGTCTCGAACTTGCCGGGCTGCGCGCCGTGAACTATTGTTCGCAACGATGAGGCGCTTCGCGTTTGCTTTGGTCGCTGTTTTGCTCGCCGTTGCTCCGCCGGCCCCTGCGGTGACGCTGAGTGGAGCCATGGTTTATGCGGCTCATGATTTTGGAGAGCCCAACGCCTGGGACCTGGTGACGGAGACCTTCAAGCACGGCCAGTTGTGGCGCACGGCACTCGGTGGGGATTGGTACGGTCTCGGCATTCTTCCCGGCTTACCGCCGGACAACTCGGATGAGCCGCTTGCCAACGGGCCGGACTTC is part of the Candidatus Binatia bacterium genome and harbors:
- a CDS encoding FKBP-type peptidyl-prolyl cis-trans isomerase: MKKGILLLITTAFVFATGSSVCAGGPELKTDEQKTLYALGVMISPSLTPFKLTPAEFDQVDTGLTDGVLKHEKKVDPDAYQTQIQQLMHARSANDPAPEQEKKGAAEKKDPSTSAAADQKTLYALGLVFSQTLGVFNLTEPELKLVQAGLADGALNHEKKVDPESFQPKIQQFVQTRVAAAAEQEKKGAQAFLDKAAAEKGATKTDSGLVYSEITPGKGAQPTASDKVKVHYQGTLTDGTVFDSSVKRGEPVTFPLNQVIPCWTEGLQKMKVGGKSKLVCPSSIAYGDHGRPPTIKPGAALVFEVELLAIEK
- a CDS encoding RNA polymerase sigma factor RpoD/SigA; protein product: MDNGFGALALNVEDEDSASVVDEDLDPDEGAEDLKVVEAEVREEVGDYDLQSHFFQDVGTTSLLTAEEEQEIARAIVRSRNKLRRLLRRFPRLTAAALPKHGRSVIRPNDDFRERETVTILEFARQLLRSRRRVEPQLVSRMRLREFVQAIDAELVVYRKLRDRMIEANLRLVISFAKRYRRTGVSFLDMVQEGTLGLIRAVEKYDPVKEVKFGTYAVWWIWQQIGRAGDMHGGLIRTPVHWNQLRRKVGRETQRLQTKHDGAVNRQELAEASGVDADRLDTMTQSFQCLSLESPLGADDDRTLEELLASESDDPEQGAAAVDLSEQLEVALSRLPPREADILRLRFGTADSQSLTLEEVGRRYGVSRERIRQLEARALRQLLPICESQGLRAYVD
- a CDS encoding BON domain-containing protein, giving the protein MDARELSRFRRILLQKRRALFAEVEKVETGLRQIAEDREPELEETAQEERSARVLARLDDRGMSELDEIDGALARIEARTYGQCASCGGAIPVARLEALPAAPSCLNCAVPVEPGGIEAEAPAPARLEPTVPPDYNLLSGRELEEAIREHLREDARVDMEELRIVCRHGVVHLSGSVPSEGEHQIVSQTITDVMGLKEVDDHLQAKEILWQREDRSRPEEPAETRPWEEQPGTDDVTQVEEEGMDFVPPTRPVPEEE
- a CDS encoding formyltetrahydrofolate deformylase — translated: MSKNLAVISVIGHDQKGVVARISTYLAGCNINIEDIEQRVMEGLFIMTMLVDLRDLGINLDELILGLKRIGEEIHMDVTIRLHGHKEPKRVALLVSKEAHCLERLIADRERGALNGELAVVLSNHDVLQPLAATHNIPFFWFPSTDKASHEAFLLQKLKEYQTELVVLARYMQIISPAVIEQYRDRVINIHPSLLPYHPGANAYKQAYEEGVRVSGCTAHFVTEQLDQGPIILQDVFHIRVGEDRLDEVKARGKELEAAVLSQAVQLFLNDQLVVKDRKVIFRPGHLAGAA